From Dehalobacter sp. 12DCB1:
CAGGAATTTGCAGCAGCCAAGGCGGAATTGGGACAGGCCCGTGCTTCAGGTGATGAGGCTGCCATCGCAGCCGCTCTGGAAAAAGTAACACAGGCTCAAGCATATAAAAATGACATGCAGGATCTCAGAAAAGATGTTCAGAAAATCAAAGTTGAGACGATGAAAGAAACCAAAGACGTCTTGAAAGAGCAAGCCCAGAACATGAAGGACTACAAGAAAGCCAATAAAGATCAGGTCGTAAGTGGCGAGGAAGAGAGCCTGGAAGCAGGGGACGAACAGGATGTTGCAGACGATCAGAATGCCACAGCCGATGAACAGTCTACTTCGGATGAAACAACAGTCGATGCACAGACCGTTCAGAACACGGTCATAAATACCTCTTCAAATAACGGACATAACGGTAAAGGGCAAGGAAAAAGATAGGATTTTATATTTTCGATAACTGAGACTCATTCAAATCACATTAAATACCTCCTTAGAAGAAACAGACAGCTATCAGGCAGATAAAGTGCCAGGGCTGTCGAGACCGTTTCGGATTTTGTGTAAACCTCCAGAGTGATGTAAGATAAGAGCATCACATGGAGGTTTTTTATTAATGGTAAAGAGGAGAATTAGTCCCGAGAGAAGAGAACAACGGAAAAAGTTACTGGAGATGCTGCAAGAAGCAGGAATCAACAATGTTTCAGGAGTACAGGACCTATTCAAAGAAATGGTCAGTACCGTCCTGGAAAATGGCCTGGAAGCAGAAATGGAAGATGAATTGGGCTATAGCAAATATGACTACCGGAATAAAGAAACAGACAACAGCCGGAATGGTTATAGCGAGAAAACCGTAAAGACCAGCCTGGGCGACATGGATATTTCCATTCCCCGTGATCGCAAAGGCGAATTCGAACCGCAGATCATCAAAAAGCAACAGACAACACTCTCCGGGGATATCGAAGAAAAGATTCTATCCATGTATGCCAAAGGGATGACCACGGGGGATATTGAGTCCCATATTCGTGAAATATATGGCATTGAAGTATCGGACAGCACAGTAAGCCGCGTCACCGATAAAATCTTGCCTGTAGTCAAAGAATGGCAAAGCCGTCCTCTGGAAAGTATTTATGCGGTCGTATTCATGGACGCAATTCACTTCCATGTGCGCAGCGAAGGCCAGATTGTTAAGAAAGCTGTGTATATCGCCATTGGCATCCAAATGGACGGCGTGAAAGATGTTCTGGGCATGTGGATCGGTGAGAATGAAAGTGCAAAATTCTGGCTCTCCGTGATGAATGGGATTAAAAACCGTGGCGTCGAAGATATCCTCATTGCATGTGTAGACGGTCTCACAGGCTTCACCAGCGCCATTGAGGCCGCATTCCCAAAGACAGAAATCCAGCAGTGTATCATTCACCAGATTCGGAATACAACAAAGTTTGTTTCTTACAAAGACATCAAAGCGCTTATGGCTGATCTGAAGAATATCTACGCGGCCATCGATGAACAAACAGCACTTTATGAGCTGGATTCATTTGACGA
This genomic window contains:
- a CDS encoding IS256 family transposase encodes the protein MVKRRISPERREQRKKLLEMLQEAGINNVSGVQDLFKEMVSTVLENGLEAEMEDELGYSKYDYRNKETDNSRNGYSEKTVKTSLGDMDISIPRDRKGEFEPQIIKKQQTTLSGDIEEKILSMYAKGMTTGDIESHIREIYGIEVSDSTVSRVTDKILPVVKEWQSRPLESIYAVVFMDAIHFHVRSEGQIVKKAVYIAIGIQMDGVKDVLGMWIGENESAKFWLSVMNGIKNRGVEDILIACVDGLTGFTSAIEAAFPKTEIQQCIIHQIRNTTKFVSYKDIKALMADLKNIYAAIDEQTALYELDSFDEKWGNKYPKIAISWKTHWANLSTYFKYPQEVRKLIYTTNAIEGFNRQLRKVTKSKSVFPTDDSLLKMLYLAMVDITKKWTGRRQDWGLIHSQLQIYFEDRLERFS